In Malus sylvestris chromosome 15, drMalSylv7.2, whole genome shotgun sequence, a single genomic region encodes these proteins:
- the LOC126603346 gene encoding protein ESSENTIAL FOR POTEXVIRUS ACCUMULATION 1-like, producing MADLSSSASRNQLSVTTPPQISKGGQGSENPIPLSPQWLLPKPGESKQGMLTGEKLPSPNPSFGSRLDTMKSSGNGDEIHDTQKKKDVFRPSLMDMEAGGRRERWRDEERDTNSSGRKDRWRDGDKEIGDTRRMDRRMENSSAKHFGEARHAPPERWTDSSNKESNYEQRRESKWNTRWGPDDKEAEGLRDKWADSGRDASMHLDKGLSHVGNHVKDEKDGDHYRPWRSNSSQARGRGDPSHNQTTNKNAPIYSSNWGRGENAPPTFSVGRGRGSSGGGSMNSSPTIPQSIGTVLDKVESEHGEPYPLRYSRTKLIDVYRKADMKSYQKLVDGFIEMSSLMVDEPLEPLALCAPNSEEMALLKGIDKGDIVSSGAPQTSKDGRNPNDFTQSRRPKLGSREDIPLALSDSKDESTASSKGGLPIYSEGFSYERQVLHHGSSLKAETSLEQKPYSESNFRGEAFRVDSGPFRRVEEVPVGADLSMQGGSTAHFGSPWRAPLQECSHTVLHDWKEIPGDIKSRTPDMGWSLRPKDLNNEWESRDEARWKTSDDPVIRRQPSGILDREQELRKPQQLSPEDLQLYYKDPQGIIQGPFSGADIIGWFEAGYFGIDLLVRIAGASNDTPFLALGDVMPHLRAKARPPPGFTAPKPEVADTSSRPNFGNVRMMQAGLSEAEMAINDLRNKQGSTAEAENRFLESLMSGNPSGSPLQKFPFTEGLQGFMGNNLHTGLDNLFAKRMVLEQQRSFPNPYQYWPGRDASSVIPKSEIVADANLLSSVAESPSQPPHTQSSDIMSILQGLTDRSSSAIHNSAAGRSTFPVQGGSDPLQSNLPPQAPLQINFPPQVPLGFQQQRLHPQNQQSLLSQAMDSSSISTQEKLLSSGLLQDPQVLGMLQQQYLLQLHSQAPVPTQQMTLLDKLMLLKQQQQKQEEEQSLLRQQQQLLSQVMSEHQSRQHFTEPSFGQMQASAVLKGIDPSRLKSSREMFPVGTNVQVPNTQNELTSSYMTLPPQGTQDISHNVSEGASSVVLPHQVLENITHQRSLDVNMAAPISIQQESLPMSTSVESSPLLDVMTKSREVSLAQDIPDSDFHVVKPLEWAAENTFIADGSVGVSISQGVADSLPSLGAFKKDVHEYINDVNVQSGNQIEEQRIEREKCNDEAPTVVEAKNVEVRGQRKTSEKKSKKQKSAKAESSGDQAKGASSAQSEAEKPVVSDTKLETRGNRGSKSVIVTAEALESRQAENLEPVKVSGGDKEHNEFRGDSKLVESVSGQSTQTQIGQRGWKPAPGFKAKSLLEIQQEEQRKARTEVIIPEVIINSPSLSTPWAGVVVNSEPKISTETPVDAGIHDLNVGKPKTSQNSKSKKSPLHDLLAEEVLAKSSERDVEIPNGVSTQHPSQIMPTRPESVDDDNFIEAKDTKKSRKRSAKSKGVGTKPSVSVTAVDVPVSSSPTEKVKSSRSVHQENEVLPAIPSGPSLGDFVLWKGETANPAPSPAWSTDSGKISKPTSLRDIQKEQEKRVATAQHQNQIPTPQKSQPPQVTRSSAPSWSLSASSPSKAASPIAINSHASQSRNKVEDDLFWGPIDQAKQENKQADFPHLASQGSRGVKITPGKGTSAGSLGGQKSVGRKATERLLSSSPSQSSMKGKRDAMTKQSEAMGFRDWCKNECVRLIGTKDTSFLEFCLKQSKSEAELLLKENLGSYDPDHEFIDKFLNYKELLPADVLEIAFEKGNDQRVAGLSGRDVNSYGADVGDADQDASSKGVGKKKGKKGKKVSPAVLGFNVVSNRIMMGEIQTLED from the exons ATGGCCGACCTTTCCAGCTCCGCCTCCCGCAACCAGCTCTCCGTCACCACTCCGCCCCAGATCTCCAAAG GTGGACAAGGTTCTGAGAATCCTATTCCCCTTTCACCACAATGGCTTCTGCCTAAGCCGGGGGAGAGTAAGCAGGGAATGTTAACCGGG GAAAAACTTCCCAGCCCAAATCCATCCTTTGGCAGTCGCTTGGATACCATGAAATCATCAGGTAATGGTGATGAAATTCATGatacccagaagaagaaggatgtTTTCAGGCCATCCTTGATGGATATGGAAGCTGGTGGTCGTCGTGAACGCTGGCGTGATGAAGAAAGAGACACCAACTCCTCAGGACGCAAAGATCGTTGGAGGGATGGGGATAAGGAAATTGGTGACACTCGCAGGATGGATCGACGGATGGAAAATTCATCTGCAAAGCACTTTGGGGAAGCACGTCATGCCCCACCTGAGCGGTGGACTGACTCAAGTAACAAGGAATCCAATTATGAGCAACGGCGAGAGAGCAAATGGAACACGCGTTGGGGGCCTGATGACAAGGAGGCAGAAGGTTTGCGTGACAAGTGGGCAGACTCTGGTAGAGATGCTAGCATGCATCTTGATAAGGGTTTGTCTCATGTTGGAAATCATGTAAAGGATGAGAAGGATGGGGATCACTACCGGCCTTGGAGATCAAATTCATCCCAAGCCCGAGGAAGGGGAGATCCTTCTCATAACCAGACAACAAACAAGAATGCTCCTATATATTCATCTAATTGGGGGCGCGGGGAAAATGCACCTCCCACCTTTTCTGTTGGTCGTGGAAGGGGTAGCTCTGGTGGAGGCTCTATGAACAGCAGTCCCACTATTCCTCAGTCTATAGGAACTGTATTGGACAAAGTTGAAAGTGAACATGGAGAGCCTTATCCATTAAGGTATAGTAGGACAAAGCTGATTGATGTATACAGGAAGGCtgatatgaaatcatatcaaaaaCTAGTTGATGGGTTTATAGAAATGAGTTCTCTTATGGTGGATGAACCATTGGAGCCTCTGGCGCTTTGTGCACCGAATTCTGAGGAAATG GCTCTTTTGAAGGGAATTGACAAAGGAGATATAGTAAGTAGTGGTGCACCCCAGACTTCTAAAGATGGAAGGAACCCAAATGATTTTACACAGTCAAGAAGACCGAAGCTTG GCAGTAGAGAAGATATACCCCTCGCACTTAGTGACTCTAAAGATGAAAGTACTGCTAGTTCAAAAGGTGGTCTTCCTATTTATTCAGAGGGCTTTTCTTATGAAAGGCAGGTGCTCCATCATGGATCCAGCCTAAAAGCAGAAACATCGCTGGAGCAGAAACCATACTCAGAGAGCAATTTCAGAGGGGAAG CTTTTAGAGTAGACAGTGGTCCTTTCAGAAGGGTTGAGGAGGTACCTGTTGGTGCAGATTTGAGCATGCAGGGAGGTAGTACTGCTCACTTTGGCTCTCCATGGAGAGCTCCATTACAAGAGTGCTCACATACAGTCTTGCATGATTGGAAAGAGATTCCTGGTGATATCAAGTCAAGAACTCCTGATATGGGCTGGTCACTAAGACCGAAAGATCTTAATAACGAATGGGAAAGTAGGGATGAGGCAAGATGGAAAACCAGTGACGATCCAGTTATAAGGAGGCAGCCATCTGGAATTCTAGATAGGGAACAAGAATTGAGAAAACCTCAGCAGCTTTCTCCAGAGGATCTGCAGCTTTATTATAAAGATCCTCAGGGTATAATTCAAGGTCCTTTCTCTGGAGCTGACATTATTGGCTGGTTTGAGGCTGGATATTTTGGCATAGATTTGCTAGTTCGCATAGCAGGTGCATCAAATGATACGCCATTTTTGGCACTTGGTGATGTTATGCCTCATTTACGAGCTAAAGCTAGACCACCACCTGGATTTACTGCACCTAAACCCGAGGTTGCGGATACATCAAGTAGGCCAAACTTTGGTAATGTTAGGATGATGCAAGCTGGCTTAAGTGAGGCAGAGATGGCAATAAATGATCTAAGGAATAAACAGGGTTCAACAGCAGAAGCTGAGAATAGGTTTCTGGAGTCACTAATGTCTGGTAATCCGAGTGGCTCACCACTTCAGAAGTTTCCTTTTACGGAAG GTTTACAAGGATTTATGGGAAACAATCTTCATACTGGATTAGATAATCTGTTCGCCAAGAGAATGGTTCTTGAACAACAGAGGTCTTTTCCTAATCCTTATCAATATTGGCCCGGGAGAGATGCTTCATCTGTGATACCTAAGTCGGAGATTGTTGCAGATGCAAACCTCCTCTCTTCAGTGGCAGAAAGTCCTAGTCAGCCTCCTCATACCCAAAGTTCTGACATCATGTCCATCCTTCAAGGATTAACTGACCGGTCATCATCGGCCATACATAATAGTGCTGCTGGTCGGTCAACTTTTCCTGTCCAAGGTGGCTCAGACCCACTCCAGAGTAATTTGCCTCCCCAAGCCCCACTCCAGATTAACTTTCCTCCCCAGGTCCCTCTTGGATTCCAACAGCAGAGGCTGCATCCTCAGAATCAACAATCTTTACTTTCCCAAGCTATGGATAGTTCAAGTATTTCAACGCAAGAGAAATTACTTTCTTCTGGTTTATTACAAGATCCACAAGTGTTGGGCATGTTGCAACAGCAGTATTTATTGCAGTTACATTCCCAAGCGCCTGTTCCAACACAACAAATGACATTGTTGGATAAGCTCATGTTGCTGAAGCAGCAGCAACAGAAACAGGAGGAGGAGCAAAGTTTGTTAAGGCAACAACAGCAGCTGCTTTCCCAGGTTATGTCAGAGCATCAATCTCGACAGCATTTTACTGAGCCATCTTTTGGACAGATGCAGGCTTCTGCAGTGCTGAAAGGGATAGATCCTTCCCGGCTTAAGTCATCACGAGAAATGTTTCCAGTTGGTACAAATGTGCAAGTTCCCAATACACAAAATGAACTCACTAGTAGTTATATGACTTTGCCTCCCCAAGGTACCCAAGATATTAGTCATAATGTTAGTGAGGGAGCATCCTCAGTAGTGTTACCTCATCAAGTGCTTGAGAATATTACTCATCAAAGAAGTCTGGATGTTAATATGGCGGCACCAATTTCTATTCAGCAGGAGTCGTTGCCAATGTCGACAAGTGTTGAGAGCTCACCTTTGCTTGATGTGATGACCAAATCTAGAGAGGTGTCCCTTGCGCAGGACATACCTGATTCTGACTTCCATGTTGTGAAACCCCTGGAATGGGCAGCTGAAAACACTTTCATAGCTGACGGATCTGTTGGGGTTTCAATTTCTCAGGGTGTTGCAGATTCTTTGCCATCACTGGGAGCTTTCAAGAAAGATGTACATGAGTATATTAATGATGTGAATGTTCAATCAGGCAATCAAATTGAAGAACAGCGGATTGAAAGGGAAAAATGCAATGATGAGGCTCCTACAGTAGTTGAAGCAAAGAATGTTGAAGTAAGAGGGCAAAGAAAGACTTCTGAGAAGAAGTCCAAGAAGCAAAAATCTGCCAAGGCAGAGTCTTCTGGTGATCAAGCAAAAGGAGCATCCAGTGCACAGTCTGAAGCTGAAAAGCCTGTTGTTAGCGACACAAAATTGGAGACGAGAGGCAACCGAGGCAGTAAGTCTGTAATTGTTACAGCAGAGGCTTTGGAATCCCGACAAGCTGAAAATCTAGAACCTGTAAAAGTTTCTGGAGGTGATAAGGAACATAATGAATTCAGGGGTGATTCTAAGTTAGTTGAGTCTGTTTCTGGGCAAAGTACTCAAACACAGATTGGGCAGCGAGGTTGGAAACCTGCTCCTGGTTTTAAGGCGAAATCGTTACTAGAAATTCAACAGGAAGAACAGAGGAAGGCACGGACAGAAGTGATTATACCTGAGGTCATCATCAACTCCCCCAGTTTGTCAACTCCTTGGGCTGGGGTTGTAGTCAATTCAGAACCAAAAATATCTACAGAAACTCCGGTAGATGCAGGTATTCATGACTTAAATGTTGGGAAGCCCAAAACTTCTCAAAACTCAAAGAGCAAGAAGAGCCCGCTACATGATTTATTAGCAGAGGAGGTTTTGGCCAAGTCTAGTGAAAGAGATGTTGAAATTCCTAATGGTGTATCAACTCAGCATCCTTCACAAATTATGCCCACCCGGCCAGAATCTGTAGATGACGATAACTTTATTGAGGCAAAAGACACCAAAAAAAGTCGCAAAAGGTCAGCAAAATCAAAGGGTGTTGGAACCAAGCCCTCAGTATCAGTCACTGCTGTAGATGTGCCTGTTAGTTCAAGCCCCACTGAGAAAGTCAAAAGCTCCCGTTCTGTACATCAGGAAAATGAAGTATTGCCTGCAATTCCATCAGGGCCTTCATTGGGAGATTTTGTTCTTTGGAAAGGAGAAACAGCTAACCCTGCTCCTTCTCCAGCATGGTCTACAGACTCTGGGAAGATTTCTAAACCCACATCTTTAAGAGATATCCAAAAGGAGCAGGAGAAGAGGGTTGCTACTGCTCAGCACCAAAATCAGATTCCAACTCCTCAGAAATCACAGCCACCTCAAGTCACCCGCAGTAGTGCTCCATCATGGTCACTTTCAGCATCATCTCCATCTAAGGCTGCATCTCCCATCGCGATTAATTCCCATGCTTCTCAGTCGAGAAATAAAGTAGAAGATGACTTATTCTGGGGCCCAATTGATCAAGCAAAGCAAGAAAATAAGCA GGCAGATTTTCCTCATCTTGCAAGCCAGGGCAGTCGGGGAGTGAAAATTACTCCTGGTAAAGGAACTTCAGCTGGTTCATTAGGCGGGCAGAAATCAGTGGGTCGAAAAGCAACTGAGCGATTACTTTCATCCTCACCGTCTCAGTCATCTATGAAAGGAAAAAGAGATGCCATGACCAAGCAATCAG AGGCCATGGGCTTCCGAGATTGGTGCAAGAATGAGTGCGTTAGGCTTATTGGCACGAAAG ATACGAGTTTCCTTGAGTTTTGCCTGAAGCAATCCAAATCGGAGGCTGAGTTGCTTCTGAAAGAGAACCTAGGGTCGTATGATCCCGATCACGAATTCATTGACAAATTTCTCAACTACAAGGAGTTGCTACCGGCTGATGTCCTTGAAATTGCGTTTGAAAAAGGGAATGACCAAAGGGTCGCTGGGTTGAGCGGCAGAGATGTGAATTCGTACGGTGCAGATGTTGGGGATGCGGACCAAGACGCGTCCTCCAAAGGGGTTGGCAAGAAGaagggaaagaaaggaaagaaggTTAGTCCGGCTGTCTTGGGATTTAACGTCGTGAGTAACCGCATCATGATGGGCGAGATCCAGACACTGGAAGATTAG
- the LOC126603892 gene encoding glucose-6-phosphate isomerase, cytosolic: MASSVLISDTQPWKDLKAHVEDIKKTHLRNLLNDVKRSQAMTVELDGLLLDYSRQCATVETLQKLLKLAEAASLKEKINRMFGGEHINSTENRSVLHVALRAPRDAAIQCDGKNVVPDVWEVLDKIQKFSESIRSGSWVGATGKVLKDVIAVGIGGSFLGPLFVHTALQTDPEAMEAAKGRQLHFLANVDPIDVARNIAGFNPETTLVVVVSKTFTTAETMLNARTLREWISSSLGPAAVAKHMVAVSTNLTLVEKFGIDPRNAFAFWDWVGGRYSVCSAVGVLPLSLQYGFSVVEKFLKGASSIDQHFYSTPFEKNIPVLLGLLSIWNVSFLGYPARAILPYSQALEKLAPHIQQVSMESNGKGVSIDGVILPFETGEIDFGEPGTNGQHSFYQLIHQGRVIPCDFIGVVKSQQPVYLKGEVVSNHDELMSNFFAQPDALAYGKHPEQLKKENVPEHLINHKTFTGNRPSLSLLLPSLNAYNIGQLLAIYEHRIAVEGFVWGINSFDQWGVELGKSLASQVRKQLNASRTKGQPIEGFNYSTTSLLTKYLEASKDIPADLPTLLPQI, translated from the exons ATGGCTTCGTCTGTTCTGATCTCTGATACTCAGCCGTGGAAGGATTTGAAG GCTCACGTTGAAGACATAAAGAAGACCCATTTGCGCAACTTGCTGAACGATGTCAAGCGGTCCCAGGCAATGACGGT TGAGTTGGATGGGCTCCTGTTGGACTACTCGCGGCAGTGTGCCACAGTTGAAACCTTGCAGAAGCTCCTCAAGTTGGCGGAG GCTGCATCCCTCAAAGAGAAGATTAATCGAATGTTTGGTGGAGAGCAT ATAAACAGCACAGAAAATAGATCGGTGCTTCATGTAGCTCTTCGTGCTCCAAGGGATGCAGCTATACAGTGTGATGGGAAAAATGTGGTCCCAGATGTTTGGGAAGTTCTGGACAAGATCCAAAAGTTCTCAGAGAGTATTCGAAGTGGATCTTGG GTTGGAGCGACAGGAAAAGTATTGAAGGATGTTATTGCGGTTGGTATTGGTGGCAGCTTCTTAGGTCCTCTATTTGTGCACACAGCTCTTCAAACAG ATCCAGAGGCTATGGAAGCAGCAAAGGGAAGGCAGCTGCATTT TCTTGCAAATGTTGATCCTATTGATGTTGCCAGAAATATTGCAGGGTTCAACCCAGAAACTACCCTTG TTGTGGTAGTTTCAAAGACTTTTACAACAGCTGAAACTATGTTGAATGCTCGAACCCTTAGGGAATGGATTTCATCTTCTCTTGG GCCTGCTGCAGTTGCAAAGCATATGGTTGCAGTCAGCACTAATCTTACG CTTGTAGAGAAATTTGGAATTGACCCAAGAAATGCTTTTGCATTTTGGGACTGGGTTGGTGGCCGATATAGTG TTTGTAGTGCTGTTGGAGTGTTGCCTTTATCTCTTCAGTATGGGTTCTCAGTTGTTGAGAA GTTCTTAAAGGGAGCTTCAAGCATTGATCAACACTTCTACTCAACACCATTTGAGAAAAATATACCT GTTCTTTTAGGTCTGTTGAGCATATGGAATGTATCATTTCTTGGATACCCTGCAAGA GCTATCTTACCATACTCCCAAGCACTGGAGAAGCTTGCTCCGCACATTCAACAG gTTAGCATGGAAAGTAACGGCAAGGGTGTATCAATTGATGGTGTAATACTTCCCTTTGAGACTGGTGAAATTGACTTTGGTGAACCTGGAACAAATGGTCAGCACAGCTTTTACCAACTAATTCACCAG GGTCGTGTTATTCCTTGTGACTTTATTGGTGTTGTGAAGAGTCAGCAACCTGTTTACCTGAAAG GTGAAGTGGTGAGTAATCATGATGAGCTCATGTCTAACTTTTTTGCACAGCCCGATGCCCTTGCCTATGGAAAG CACCCAGAACAGCTGAAGAAAGAGAATGTTCCAGAGCATCTTATCAATCATAAG ACTTTCACTGGAAATCGGCCATCTCTCAGCCTGCTGCTTCCATCACTTAATGCTTACAACATCGGGCAG TTGTTGGCAATTTATGAACACAGAATTGCAGTTGAAGGTTTCGTATGGGGAATCAATTCTTTTGACCAGTGGGGAGTAGAATTGGGAAAG TCATTGGCTAGTCAAGTTAGAAAGCAACTCAATGCATCTCGTACAAAAGGGCAACCCATCGAGGGCTTCAACTACAGTACCACGTCGTTGTTGACAAAATACTTGGAG GCAAGTAAAGATATCCCTGCTGACCTTCCGACACTTTTGCCACAGATATAG
- the LOC126603893 gene encoding deoxyuridine 5'-triphosphate nucleotidohydrolase, with the protein MPQQDAQNGSHEVKEPTPKIAKLHENGDVSGNFAPFFRVKKLSEKAVLPARGSPLSAGYDLSSATETKVPARGKALVPTDLSIAVPEGTYARIAPRSGLAWKHSIDVGAGVIDADYRGPVGVVLFNFSDVDFEIKEGDRIAQLIIEKIIIPDVVEVEDLDSTFRGAGGFGSTGV; encoded by the exons ATGCCCCAGCAAGACGCGCAGAACGGAAGCCATGAAGTCAAAGAGCCGACTCCCAAGATCGCCAAGCTTCACGAAAACGGCGACGTTTCTGGAAACTTTGCCCCATTTTTCCGGGTGAAGAAGCTCTCTGAAAAGGCGGTTTTGCCGGCCAGAGGTTCCCCTCTCTCTGCAGGCTATGATCTCTCAAG CGCGACGGAGACGAAAGTTCCGGCCAGAGGAAAAGCCCTGGTCCCAACCGATCTGAGCATTGCCGTCCCTGAGGGAACCTATGCCCGAATTG CGCCACGATCGGGGCTGGCATGGAAGCACTCGATTGATGTCGGAGCTGGTGTCATCGATGCAGATTACAGAGGTCCGGTTGGGGTGGTGCTGTTCAACTTTTCTGATGTTGATTTTGAGATCAAGGAGGGTGACAGGATTGCACAGCTGATCATTGAGAAGATCATCATCCCTGATGTTGTGGAGGTTGAGGATTTGGATTCCACGTTCAGAGGTGCCGGAGGGTTTGGGTCTACCGGTGTTTAG
- the LOC126605791 gene encoding uncharacterized protein LOC126605791, with product MKDNDSPTLITISSSTVIRKDTSSSSSSKAGVFLDKNRYKFSVLAAILLLAFWSMFTGCVTLKWSAGNLSHVSDDLDIPTFDDLDILEVEERETVVRHMWDLYTQSSRTSTSRLPRFWQEAFEAAFEHLSSDVAAVRDAAVSEIAKMSIRSIVLDPIPLQSTNIREMQKKRSKKAEESKKVTTLRSSS from the exons ATGAAGGACAACGATTCACCGACACTGATAACAATCTCATCATCAACGGTGATCAGGAAGGACACCTCGTCGTCTTCGTCGTCGAAAGCCGGAGTCTTTCTCGACAAGAATCGCTACAAGTTCTCGGTTTTAGCTGCGATTCTCCTCCTCGCTTTCTGGTCAATGTTCACCGGGTGCGTCACCCTCAAATGGTCAGCCGGCAACTTATCCCACGTCTCCGACGACCTCGATATACCGACCTTCGACGATCTCGACATTCTG GaggtggaggagagagagacggTGGTGAGGCACATGTGGGATTTGTACACGCAGAGCAGCCGCACCAGCACGAGTCGACTGCCGCGGTTTTGGCAGGAGGCTTTCGAGGCGGCGTTCGAGCATTTGAGCAGCGACGTTGCTGCCGTACGTGACGCCGCTGTTTCGGAGATTGCCAAGATGTCCATCCGCTCCATCGTTCTTGATCCCATCCCACTTCAATCAACG AACATAAGAGAAATGCAGAAGAAGAGATCCAAGAAAGCGGAGGAAAGCAAGAAGGTGACCACATTACGAAGTAGTAGCTAG
- the LOC126601693 gene encoding glucan endo-1,3-beta-D-glucosidase-like, whose translation MAITFLHTLALFVLSINLANCQSFIGVNYGQVADNLPPPSSTAKLLQSTSIQKVRLYGSDPAIIKALANTGLGIVIGASNGDIPGLASDPSFAKSWVGANVSPFYPASNIILITVGNEVLTYGDQGLISQLVPAIKNVQDALNSLSLGGKIKVSTVHSMAMLKHSEPPSSARFDPGFGDVIKELLGFNNATGSPFAINPYPYFAYRSDPRPETLAFCLFQPNNGRFDSNTNIKYMNMFDAQVDAIRSALDSIGFKGVEIVVAETGWPYKGDDNEVGPSVQNAKAYNGNLIAHLRSMVGTPLMPGKSLDTYLFALYDENLKPGPVSERAFGLFTPDLTMNYDVGLSKSSQTPTTPATPSTPTTPSTPPTPANPSGPKPKKGSYCVPKAGVSDSQLQANIDYVCGHGFDCTPIQPGGSCFEPNTVKSHATYAMNLLYQTAGRNPWNCDFSQTATLTSNNPSYDSCNYPGGSTKDV comes from the exons ATGGCGATTACATTTCTTCATACATTAGCACTTTTCGTTTTATCCATTAACCTCGCAA ATTGCCAATCATTTATCGGTGTAAACTACGGCCAAGTTGCCGACAACCTACCGCCACCGTCGTCCACCGCGAAGCTGCTCCAGTCAACTTCAATCCAGAAGGTTCGGCTTTACGGTTCCGACCCGGCCATAATCAAAGCCCTGGCGAACACCGGCTTGGGTATCGTCATCGGAGCGTCGAACGGCGACATCCCGGGTCTCGCATCCGACCCCAGTTTCGCCAAGAGCTGGGTTGGAGCCAACGTGTCCCCTTTCTACCCGGCGAGCAACATCATCCTCATCACCGTCGGCAACGAGGTCTTGACTTACGGCGACCAGGGCCTGATTTCTCAGCTGGTCCCGGCGATTAAGAATGTTCAAGACGCCCTCAATTCCTTGTCTCTTGGCGGGAAAATCAAGGTCTCCACCGTACACTCCATGGCGATGCTCAAGCATTCCGAGCCGCCGTCCTCCGCAAGGTTCGACCCGGGTTTTGGTGACGTCATAAAGGAGTTGCTTGGGTTTAATAACGCCACCGGTTCGCCTTTCGCTATCAACCCGTACCCGTATTTCGCGTACCGGAGTGACCCGAGACCCGAGACACTGGCTTTTTGCCTATTTCAGCCGAATAATGGGCGGTTCGACTCCAACACAAATATTAAGTACATGAACATGTTCGATGCTCAG GTGGATGCAATAAGATCAGCATTGGACTCTATAGGCTTCAAGGGGGTGGAAATTGTGGTGGCGGAGACCGGGTGGCCGTACAAAGGGGACGACAATGAGGTTGGTCCAAGTGTCCAGAACGCGAAAGCTTATAACGGAAACCTGATTGCGCACCTTCGATCAATGGTTGGGACGCCATTGATGCCGGGAAAGTCTCTGGACACTTACCTATTTGCACTCTACGATGAGAACTTGAAGCCTGGCCCTGTGTCTGAGAGAGCATTTGGTCTCTTCACGCCTGACCTCACCATGAATTATGATGTTGGTCTCTCTAAGAGCAGCCAG ACCCCTACCACGCCCGCCACGCCATCTACGCCCACCACGCCATCCACGCCCCCCACGCCAGCGAATCCATCGGGGCCAAAGCCAAAGAAAGGATCATATTGTGTGCCCAAGGCCGGCGTATCAGACTCTCAGTTACAGGCTAATATagattatgtttgtggacatgGTTTTGATTGCACTCCAATTCAACCCGGAGGGTCTTGTTTTGAACCAAACACAGTAAAATCCCATGCTACTTACGCCATGAATCTCCTATATCAAACCGCTGGCAGAAATCCTTGGAACTGCGATTTCTCGCAAACCGCCACACTGACATCCAACAACCCTA GCTATGATAGCTGCAACTACCCAGGTGGGAGTACTAAAGATGTATGA
- the LOC126601977 gene encoding protein LIKE COV 1-like: protein MATRGRERDLELLIPVAAVSENGGDSKSSSPPNSPPPTTSHSHHQTGHEAFSKVIRSWASKKFMTGCVILLPIAITFYITWAFIKFVDGLFSPIYNHLGVNIFGLGFATSLVFIFLVGVFVQSWLGTSVLTLWEWFITKMPLISYIYAASKQISTAISPDQSINAFKEVAIIRHPRIGEYALGFITSTVVLDQRNVGEELCCVYVPTNHLYLGDIFLISPKDILRPNLSVGEGIEIVISGGLSIPQLLTTVDAQVLTPRRVPHFEELQV from the exons ATGGCgacgagagggagagaaagggatCTCGAGCTCCTCATCCCAGTCGCTGCCGTTTCCGAAAACGGAGGAGATTCCAAATCCTCCTCCCCACCAAACTCCCCACCTCCCACCACCTCCCATTCCCATCATCAAACCGGCCACGAG GCATTTTCGAAAGTTATTCGGAGCTGGGCTTCCAAGAAGTTTATGACAGGATG tGTCATTCTTCTTCCAATAGCTATTACGTTCTACATCACATGGGCTTTCATTAAATTTGTTGATGGTTTATTCTCCCCAATCTACAACCACCTAGGAGTCAATATTTTCG GTCTTGGATTTGCCACCTCCCTCGTCTTCATCTTCTTAGTCGGCGTTTTCGTGCAGTCGTGGTTGGGAACTTCTGTTCTTACTCTATGGGAGTGGTTTATTACGAAAATGCCACTTATAAGCTATATCTATGCTGCATCAAAGCAAATTAGCACAGCAATATCACCAG ATCAGAGCATAAACGCCTTCAAGGAAGTGGCGATCATAAGGCATCCAAGAATCGGGGAGTATGCATTagggtttatcacttcaacagtTGTTCTTGATCAAAGAAACGTAGGAGAAGAGCTATGCTGCGTTTATGTACCTACCAACCATCTTTATCTGGGAGACATTTTTCTGATCAGTCCCAAGGATATTCTGAGACCAAATCTGTCAGTTGGAGAGGGGATTG AAATTGTCATCTCAGGAGGTCTGTCAATACCGCAACTTTTAACTACGGTGGATGCACAAGTCCTTacacccagaagagttccccacTTTGAAGAGCTACAAGTATGA